A genome region from Portunus trituberculatus isolate SZX2019 chromosome 18, ASM1759143v1, whole genome shotgun sequence includes the following:
- the LOC123505616 gene encoding uncharacterized protein LOC123505616, producing MPTSAKSHQHGMLIRITKFLFGIGDSNSMVYEVVAMVEERVVFKKSVTLGPRTSTPARKRPRRNRLHDSDLYVEAPEARNFTKEKLVAQTRTMKKRVPFRFTNRWHGA from the exons ATGCCAACTAGTG CCAAGTCACACCAACATGGTATGCTCATCCGAATTACCAAGTTTCTCTTTGGGATTG GTGATTCCAACTCCATGGTCTATGAGGTGGTGGCCATGGTTGAGGAGAGAGTGGTATTCAAGAAGAGTGTAACACTGGGACCAAGGACTTCAACACCAGCCAGAAAAAGGCCCAGAAGAAATAGGTTGCATGACAGTGATCTGTATGTAGAAGCACCAGAGGCAAGAAATTTTACAAAAGAAAAGTTAGTGGCACAAACAAgaacgatgaaaaaaagagtacCTTTTAGATTTACAAATAGATGGCATGGAGCTTAG